From the Alistipes sp. ZOR0009 genome, the window AGGAGAAAATAGGCCTAATTCTGAGAAAATTGGAAGAGTAAAATTCCTCTTTTTATTATACTGAAGCTATAATGTCGGAATCAATAAAAAGCTATTTTTACTTCGGCATTAAACCCAAAACCCTGAAACCCGCAAAGCCTAACAGTACAGCCTATTGGTATAGCCTGTATCGTTTCTGCGAAGAGAATGAGATGCGGGTAACAGACAACCTTTGAAAAAACAACATTATTGTATGAAAAATTTTCATCTTAAAACGGCAGCAGCGCTGCTCCTTTCGCTTATGATGTTCTCGTGTGGGAAGGGTGGGCAAGAAACGGCCGATGGAGTTGCCATCGATACGGTTCTTACCAAGGAGGAAATAGCCAAGGGCGTCCTCACTCCCGAAATTATGTGGAAGTTTGGACGCGTTGGTGCTCCAGTGCTATCTCCTGATGGTAGCCAGGTGGTTTACACCATATCCTACTACAACCTAAAGGCCAACAAGGGGGTTACCAACCTTTACCTTGTGGATACTAAGGGTGGTGCTCCAAAGAAAATTACCAACGAAAAGGGGAACGAGTCGAACCCAATTTGGTCTAAGGATGGTAAGAGCATCTACTTTGTATCTACCCGCGAGGATGGCGCACAGGTGTGGAAGTACAACGTGGTAAACGAGGAGCTAACCAAGCTAAGCAATATCGTTAATGGTATTAACGGCTTCCAGATCTCGCCAGATGAGACTAAGATCGTTTACGCTGCAGATGTTAAGATGCAGAAGGTGGCCGGTTCTGAGCTCTATCCCGAAATGGAAAAGGCCAACGTGCGAATTTACGATAGCCTGATGTGCCGCCACTGGGATACCTGGGAGGATGGCTCGTATAGCCACCTGTTTATTGCCGAGCTAAGTGGCGATGAAATTGAGACTGGCATTGATATTACACCAGAGGCTACTTGGGATACTCCAATGGCTACCGACTACGAAATTGGAGAGGTTCAATGGAGCCCTGATTCTAAGAATATTGTTTTTGCAACCAAGATGCTTACAGGTCGCGAGTACGCTACTCGTACCAACTCCGATATCTACATCTACAACCTAGATAGCAAAAAGGTAGATAATATTAGCAAGGAGAACTTGGGTTACGACCGCTACCCAACCTACTCGCCTGATGGTAAAACTATCGCTTGGTGGAGCATGGAGACTGATGGCTACGAGTCGGACCAAAAGCGTCTATTCCTAATGGATGTGGCGACAGGTAAAAAGACTTACGCTACCGCAGGTTTCGATCAAAATGTGGAGTCGTACACTTGGAGCAACGATAGCAAGAATATCTTCTTCACCAGCGGCATCCAGGGTACCGAGCAGGTATTTAAAATGGATGTAGTTAGCAAGGCTATCAAGCAAATCACCAAGGGATACCACGACTATACTGCTTTAAGCTTCCAGAATGGGGTGCTTGTAGGGCAGAAGATGTCTATCAAGATGTCGCCAGAAATTTTTAAGGTGGATGCCAATACTGGTGCCGAGGAGCAGCTTACCTATACCAACGAGCATATCTACCGTCATATTAAGATGGGAGAGGCTAAGGAGCGTTGGGTTACCACCACCGATAACAAGAAGATGCTGGTTTGGGTGGTTTATCCTCCTAAGTTCGATTCTACCAAGAAGTATCCTGCGCTACTTTACTGCCAAGGTGGACCTCAATCTACCATTAGCCAGTTCTGGAGCTTCCGTTGGAACTTCCAAATTATGGCTGCAAACGACTATATCGTTGTTGCACCAAACCGTCGTGGGGTGCCTTCTTTCGGTCAGGCTTGGAACGCTCAAATCTCGGGCGACTACTCAGGACAAAACATTAAGGATTACCTAAGCGCCATCGACGATGTGAAGAAGGAGCTTTGGGTTGATGCTGATCACCTTGGCTGTGTTGGCGCAAGCTACGGCGGCTACTCGGTTTACTACTTGGCTGGTCACCACGAGAAGCGCTTTAAGGCGTTTATCGCTCACAACGGGATGTACAACCTCGAAAGCTTCTTTGCCGAAACGGAGGAGACATTCTTTGCCAACCACGATTTAGGTGGCCCATACTGGGATAAGAATAACAAGGTTGCGCAGCGCTCGTACGCCAACAGCCCCCACCGTTTTGTTCAAAACTGGGATTCTCCAATTATGGTTATTGTTGGCGAAAACGATTTCCGTATTCCTTATACCGAAGGGCTACAGGCATTCCACGCTGCTAAGCTAAGAGGGTTGCCTGCTAAGCTGCTGGTATTTCCCGAAGAGAATCACTTTGTAACCAAACCTCAGAATGCCGTTATTTGGCAGCATGAGTTCTTTGGCTGGTTGGATAAGTGGCTTAAGACAAAGTAAAAAAGCTGTGAAAGCGAAATAAAAAGGGGATGGCCATGTGCCATCCCCTTTCTTTATGGGTAGTATGAAGCTAATCCTTCTTTATTTCAACCAGAATCTGATCGCCCAGAACGCTTTCGCCAACCCTTGTGCTGATGGCGGTAATGGTGCCACCCTCTTCGGCTTGCAGCAGGTTTTGCATCTTCATCGCCTCTAGGACAACTAGCGGTTCTCCCTTTTCGACTTTTGCTCCCTTGCTTACAAACACGTCGATTATTTTACCCGGCATGGGCGATTTAAGCAGGTAAATATTGCTGCTTTCGTTTGCCTTTTTCGAGAGCTTTTTGCGCTTAATGGTTTCCTCCTTTCCAATAAGGAAGG encodes:
- a CDS encoding prolyl oligopeptidase family serine peptidase, giving the protein MKNFHLKTAAALLLSLMMFSCGKGGQETADGVAIDTVLTKEEIAKGVLTPEIMWKFGRVGAPVLSPDGSQVVYTISYYNLKANKGVTNLYLVDTKGGAPKKITNEKGNESNPIWSKDGKSIYFVSTREDGAQVWKYNVVNEELTKLSNIVNGINGFQISPDETKIVYAADVKMQKVAGSELYPEMEKANVRIYDSLMCRHWDTWEDGSYSHLFIAELSGDEIETGIDITPEATWDTPMATDYEIGEVQWSPDSKNIVFATKMLTGREYATRTNSDIYIYNLDSKKVDNISKENLGYDRYPTYSPDGKTIAWWSMETDGYESDQKRLFLMDVATGKKTYATAGFDQNVESYTWSNDSKNIFFTSGIQGTEQVFKMDVVSKAIKQITKGYHDYTALSFQNGVLVGQKMSIKMSPEIFKVDANTGAEEQLTYTNEHIYRHIKMGEAKERWVTTTDNKKMLVWVVYPPKFDSTKKYPALLYCQGGPQSTISQFWSFRWNFQIMAANDYIVVAPNRRGVPSFGQAWNAQISGDYSGQNIKDYLSAIDDVKKELWVDADHLGCVGASYGGYSVYYLAGHHEKRFKAFIAHNGMYNLESFFAETEETFFANHDLGGPYWDKNNKVAQRSYANSPHRFVQNWDSPIMVIVGENDFRIPYTEGLQAFHAAKLRGLPAKLLVFPEENHFVTKPQNAVIWQHEFFGWLDKWLKTK
- a CDS encoding acetyl-CoA carboxylase biotin carboxyl carrier protein subunit; translation: MGNKKEKYTVAGYHEYTFDVKDYRISGKKRHIEQAGNKNYIVDVDMGVFRGEVLHLKQNKCTVLLNGNTYTFLIGKEETIKRKKLSKKANESSNIYLLKSPMPGKIIDVFVSKGAKVEKGEPLVVLEAMKMQNLLQAEEGGTITAISTRVGESVLGDQILVEIKKD